Proteins from a genomic interval of Quercus robur chromosome 9, dhQueRobu3.1, whole genome shotgun sequence:
- the LOC126700728 gene encoding uncharacterized protein LOC126700728, which produces MGYMALKLDMSKPYDRVEWVYLERIMEKMGFSRRWINLISMCIRSVTYLVMLNGQPHGLITPTRVTVSECVKIQSLLYLYEQATGSYKWRSIINAKHVIKLGRVWRVGNGESIQIRGDRWLPQISSAKVLFPVTGLALDARVCDIIDQDSHTWRAGLIDQNFLPHEAKLIKGIPLSWQTVSDKQVWLPSNHGEFTTQSPYHLFVGQGRNLLPGSSSGGGNKLIWKGIWNLQEGDVELRKCIGQKFLPFVDLLAILFLRKDRLDIDLLAVIMWLIWGRRNASCMGESILEYRQIWAKAKLYLLDFKTAQKDDRRLTTTVIRVPRWIPPIHNHFKINFDRAVFSEMDTAGLGVVIRDSYGRVVGALAERIPITISATMVEALACRRALNFAKELNLMDTVFKGDAEQIIKALLAKEMHQPEYGHVLQDSLVLASEFRVCMFTPC; this is translated from the exons ATGGGTTACATGGCCTTGaaacttgatatgagtaagCCCTATGATCGCGTTGAATGGGTTTACTTGGAGAGGATTATGGAGAAGATGGGATTTAGCCGAAGGTGGATAAATCTGATTTCTATGTGTATCAGGTCTGTTACATACTTGGTTATGCTTAATGGTCAACCTCATGGTTTGATAACCCCAACAAG AGTTACAGTCTCCGAGTGTGTGAAGATTCAATCTCTCCTTTATCTTTATGAACAAGCTACAG GATCTTATAAGTGGAGGAGTATCATTAATGCTAAACATGTTATCAAATTGGGAAGGGTGTGGAGAGTTGGAAATGGTGAATCTATCCAAATTCGAGGTGACAGATGGCTGCCCCAAATTTCAAGTGCCAAAGTTCTATTTCCAGTCACAGGGCTGGCTTTGGATGCAAGGGTTTGTGATATTATAGATCAAGATTCACACACGTGGAGAGCTGGTTTGATTGACCAAAATTTTCTACCTCATGAAGCAAAGTTGATAAAAGGAATCCCCTTGAGTTGGCAAACTGTTTCAGACAAGCAAGTGTGGCTGCCTTCCAATCATGGAGAATTTACAACACAATCACCTTACCATTTATTTGTAGGACAGGGGAGGAATTTGTTGCCAGGTAGTTCATCAGGTGGAGGTAATAAACTAATCTGGAAGGGTATATGGAACTTACAG GAAGGTGATGTAGAGCTGAGGAAGTGCATTGGGCAGAAGTTCCTTCCTTTTGTTGAtcttttagcaattttgttcttgagGAAGGATAGGTTGGATATTGATTTGTTGGCTGTGATAATGTGGCTAATTTGGGGCAGAAGAAATGCATCATGTATGGGTGAATCTATCCTTGAATACCGCCAAATTTGGGCCAAAGCTAAATTGTActtgctggattttaaaactgcACAAAAGGACGATAGAAGACTTACAACTACTGTTATTAGAGTTCCCCGATGGATTCCTCCCATTCACAAtcatttcaaaatcaattttgatAGGGCTGTCTTCTCGGAGATGGATACGGCGGGATTAGGTGTGGTCATTCGTGATTCCTATGGAAGGGTGGTTGGTGCCTTGGCTGAGCGGATTCCAATTACAATTTCAGCAACTATGGTTGAAGCTTTAGCATGCCGAAGGGCTTTGAATTTTGCAAAGGAGCTGAATTTAATGGATACTGTGTTCAAAGGAGATGCAGAGCAAATTATAAAAGCTCTGCTGGCCAAAGAGATGCATCAACCTGAGTATGGACATGTTTTACAAGACTCTCTTGTTTTAGCTTCTGAATTTCGGGTTTGTATGTTTACCCCATGTTAA
- the LOC126700019 gene encoding UDP-glycosyltransferase 88A1-like: MPECLTWLDSQPSQTVVFLCFGSLGLFSIEQLNEIALGLERSGQRFLWVVRNPPSKKHSLAVSVQTDPDLDSLLPEGFLDRTKERGLVVKSWAPQLAVLNHDSVGGFVTHCGWNSVLEAVSAGVPMVAWPLYAEQRFNRVVLVEDVKITLSMNESEDGFVSATEVEKRVRELMDSESGNKIRERTLAMKDGAKAALSEGGSSHVALTKLVESWKRQ, translated from the coding sequence ATGCCTGAGTGCTTAACGTGGCTTGACTCGCAGCCCAGTCAAACTGTtgtgtttttatgctttggaaGTTTGGGTTTGTTCTCAATAGAACAGTTGAATGAAATAGCTTTAGGGTTGGAGAGGAGTGGCCAAAGGTTCTTGTGGGTGGTACGAAATCCACCTAGTAAGAAACATAGCTTGGCTGTCTCAGTTCAGACTGACCCAGATTTAGATTCTTTGCTTCCAGAGGGTTTTTTGGACCGTACCAAGGAGAGGGGCTTAGTAGTGAAGTCATGGGCACCACAACTGGCTGTGTTGAATCATGACTCGGTGGGTGGGTTTGTGACTCATTGTGGATGGAACTCGGTGTTGGAAGCTGTGAGTGCTGGTGTGCCAATGGTGGCATGGCCTCTTTATGCAGAGCAAAGGTTCAATAGAGTGGTGTTGGTGGAAGATGTGAAGATTACTTTGTCGATGAACGAATCGGAGGATGGGTTTGTGAGTGCAACAGAAGTTGAGAAGCGAGTTAGAGAGTTGATGGACTCGGAAAGTGGTAACAAGATCAGGGAACGAACACTTGCTATGAAAGATGGAGCTAAGGCTGCACTGAGTGAGGGAGGGTCATCTCATGTTGCATTAACCAAACTTGTTGAGTCGTGGAAGCGGCAATGA
- the LOC126700727 gene encoding cytochrome P450 704C1-like — protein MLDFNGIEKLGINIIHLRSLDVIDNFVFKLIHNKIEQMKNSEDRSCTMQMKREDILSRFLQVTETDPTYLRDIILHFIIVGKDTTAITIAWFIYMVCKHPAVQSKIAKEVKEPTACLFFIISSLRPTCTMFSQMSESSFLVGSHLFDMIPSNVILNLKFPCLQDAEICFSDDTLPDGYSVNKGDIVAYQPYAMGRMKFIWGDETEEFRPERWLNEEGIFQPESPFKFTAFQAGPQICVGKEFAYRQMKIFSAVLLGCFEFKVANENRTVNYRTIINLHIDGGLEIEAFHKCGK, from the exons ATGCTAGACTTTAATGGGATTGAAAAG CTTGGTATTAACATCATCCACTTAAGATCCCTTGATGTGATTG ACAATTTCGTGTTCAAACTAATCCACAACAAGATTGAGCAAATGAAGAATTCAGAGGACAG ATCATGCACAATGCAGATGAAGAGAGAAGACATTCTATCAAGGTTTCTGCAAGTGACAGAAACTGATCCAACATACTTAAGAGATAtaattcttcacttcatcatAGTTGGAAAAGACACAACAGCAATCACAATTGCTTGGTTTATTTACATGGTCTGCAAGCATCCTGCTGTGCAGTCGAAAATTGCAAAAGAAGTGAAGGAACCCACTGCATgtcttttcttcattatttcctCTTTAAGACCAACATGTACCATGT TTTCCCAAATGTCTGAGAGCAGCTTCCTAGTAGGTTCCCACTTATTTGACATGATTCCCTCAAATGTAATTCTAAACCTTAAATTTCCTTGCTTACAGGATGCAGAGATATGCTTTTCTGATGATACTCTACCAGATGGATACAGTGTGAACAAAGGAGATATAGTGGCATACCAACCTTATGCAATGGGTAGGATGAAATTCATATGGGGTGATGAAACTGAGGAATTCAGACCAGAGAGATGGCTCAATGAAGAAGGAATATTCCAGCCCGAGAGCCCTTTCAAGTTCACAGCCTTCCAG GCGGGGCCACAAATTTGTGTAGGAAAGGAGTTTGCCTATAGGCAAATGAAGATCTTTTCGGCTGTCCTGTTAGGCTGTTTCGAGTTCAAAGTGGCTAACGAAAATAGAACTGTCAATTACAGAACAATAATTAATCTTCACATAGATGGAGGTCTCGAAATTGAAGCCTTCCACAAGTGTGGAAAGTAG
- the LOC126700576 gene encoding UDP-glycosyltransferase 88A1-like, with translation MEAIVLYPTPAIGHLISMVELGKLILTHHPSLTIHILICPAPYNAGSTAPYISSVSSTTPSITFHNLPSVTLPPTASSHHETLIFELIRLNNPNVHQSLLSISKTHNVKALIMDFFCSYTLSVASNLNLPGYFFFTSGAAALSYFLYHPIIHKNTTKSLKDLNTLLFIPGVAPIPSSDMPKPFLDRNDKAYEFVLDCTITMAKSAGIISNTFESLEPKAIQAVSEGLCVPDGPTPPIYCIGPLIAKNNERSGTQNEGEAVPECLSWLDTQPSQSVVFLCFGSLGLFSIEQLKEIALGLENSDQRFLWVVRNPPSEKHGLAVSAQRDPDLDSLLPEGFLDRTKERGFVVKSWAPQMAVLNHDSVGGFVTHCGWNSVLEAVCAGVPMVAWPLYAEQRFNRVVLVEDLKIALSMDESEDGFVSATEVEKRVRELMDSESGNWIRERTLAMKDGAEAALSEGGSSSVALTKLVESWK, from the exons ATGGAAGCGATAGTTCTGTACCCAACACCAGCCATAGGCCAC TTGATTTCCATGGTAGAGCTAGGCAAACTAATACTCACACACCACCCTTCACTCACCATTCACATACTCATCTGCCCTGCACCTTACAACGCTGGCTCCACAGCTCCATACATATCCTCTGTCTCTTCCACCACTCCTTCCATCACTTTTCACAATCTTCCCAGTGTTACTCTCCCTCCCACCGCTTCTTCTCACCATGAAACTCTCATCTTTGAGCTCATTCGCCTCAACAATCCCAATGTCCACCAATCTCTCCTATCTATCTCCAAAACCCACAACGTCAAAGCTCTCATCATGGACTTCTTTTGCTCCTATACTCTCTCTGTTGCTTCCAATCTCAACCTCCCTGGCTATTTCTTTTTCACTTCAGGCGCTGCTGCTCTCAGCTATTTTCTATACCACCCCATCATTCACAAAAACACCACAAAAAGTTTGAAAGACCTTAACACCCTCCTTTTCATTCCTGGAGTAGCCCCAATACCATCTTCAGATATGCCAAAACCATTTCTTGACCGTAACGATAAGGCCTATGAGTTCGTTTTAGACTGCACAATCACCATGGCTAAGTCTGCAGGAATAATTTCCAACACCTTTGAATCATTGGAACCAAAAGCTATTCAAGCAGTATCAGAGGGGCTATGCGTACCAGACGGTCCAACCCCACCTATTTACTGCATAGGACCATTGATAGCAAAAAATAACGAAAGAAGTGGGACTCAAAATGAAGGTGAAGCCGTGCCCGAGTGTTTGTCCTGGCTTGACACGCAACCGAGTCAAAGTGTTGTGTTTTTATGCTTCGGAAGCTTGGGTTTGTTCTCTATAGAACAACTAAAGGAGATAGCTTTAGGATTGGAAAATAGTGACCAAAGGTTCTTATGGGTGGTACGAAATCCTCCGAGTGAGAAACATGGCTTGGCTGTGTCAGCTCAACGTGACCCAGATTTAGATTCTTTGCTTCCAGAAGGTTTTTTGGACCGTACCAAAGAGAGAGGCTTCGTAGTGAAGTCATGGGCACCACAAATGGCTGTGTTGAATCACGACTCGGTGGGTGGGTTTGTGACTCATTGTGGATGGAACTCGGTGTTGGAAGCTGTGTGTGCGGGGGTGCCAATGGTGGCGTGGCCTCTTTACGCTGAGCAAAGGTTCAACAGGGTGGTGTTGGTGGAAGATTTGAAGATTGCTTTGTCGATGGACGAGTCAGAGGATGGGTTTGTGAGTGCAACAGAGGTGGAGAAGCGAGTTAGAGAGTTGATGGACTCGGAAAGTGGTAACTGGATAAGGGAACGAACACTTGCAATGAAAGATGGAGCTGAGGCTGCACTGAGTGAGGGCGGGTCATCTAGCGTTGCATTGACCAAACTCGTTGAGTCGTGGAAGTGA